From the genome of Argentina anserina chromosome 4, drPotAnse1.1, whole genome shotgun sequence, one region includes:
- the LOC126790265 gene encoding xyloglucan 6-xylosyltransferase 2-like: protein MLERLFGVRRARQIQRAARQGTVTCLCLFLTVVVIRGTIGAGKFGTPEQDLNDIRERFYSHNRRVEPRRVLEDVETTTTTTAAEAQNGDANNYATFDITKILKDEDGGDDVVKKDPNAPYALGPKISDWDSQRAGWLKQNPNFPNFVGPTKPRVLLVTGSSPKPCENPVGDHYLLKSIKNKIDYCRIHGIEIFYNMALLDAEMAGFWAKLPLIRKLLLSHPEVEFLWWMDSDAMFTDMAFEIPWERYKDHNFVMHGWNEMVYDDKNWIGLNTGSFLLRNCQWSLDLLDAWAPMGPKGKIRDEAGKVLTSYLKGRPVFEADDQSAMVYLLATGRDKWGEKVYLENHYYLHGYWGILVDNYEEYIANFHPGLGDHRWPLVTHFVGCKPCGKFGDYPVERCLKQMDRAFNFGDNQVLQMYGFTHKTLASKRVKRVRNETSTPLQVKDELGLLHPAFKAIRLPS from the coding sequence ATGCTGGAGAGGTTGTTCGGAGTGCGGCGGGCCCGCCAGATCCAGAGGGCGGCGCGCCAGGGGACGGTGACGTGTCTCTGCCTCTTCTTGACCGTCGTGGTCATCCGCGGCACAATCGGCGCCGGCAAGTTCGGTACCCCCGAGCAGGACCTCAACGACATACGCGAGCGCTTCTACTCCCACAACCGGCGCGTGGAGCCCCGCCGCGTCCTCGAGGATGTCGAGACCACCACCACGACGACAGCGGCGGAGGCCCAAAACGGCGACGCGAACAACTACGCCACGTTCGACATCACCAAAATCCTCAAGGACGAGGACGGCGGCGACGACGTCGTGAAGAAGGATCCGAACGCGCCGTACGCGCTGGGCCCGAAAATATCGGACTGGGACTCCCAGCGGGCCGGGTGGTTGAAGCAGAACCCGAATTTCCCCAACTTCGTGGGGCCCACCAAGCccagagttttgctagtgacCGGGTCGTCGCCGAAGCCGTGTGAGAATCCGGTCGGCGATCATTACCTGCTCAAATCAATCAAGAACAAAATCGACTACTGCAGGATCCACGGCATCGAGATCTTCTACAACATGGCTCTCCTCGACGCCGAAATGGCCGGGTTTTGGGCCAAGCTTCCGTTAATCAGGAAACTACTACTGTCACATCCGGAAGTCGAGTTCCTGTGGTGGATGGACAGTGACGCAATGTTCACCGACATGGCGTTTGAGATTCCGTGGGAGCGTTACAAGGATCACAATTTCGTCATGCACGGATGGAACGAAATGGTGTACGACGATAAGAATTGGATCGGATTGAATACAGGTAGCTTCTTGTTAAGGAACTGCCAGTGGTCGTTGGATCTGCTGGACGCTTGGGCTCCAATGGGGCCCAAGGGGAAGATAAGGGACGAAGCGGGGAAGGTGCTGACGAGTTATCTGAAGGGAAGACCGGTTTTCGAAGCCGACGATCAGTCGGCGATGGTTTACTTGCTGGCCACGGGTAGAGACAAGTGGGGGGAGAAAGTGTACTTGGAGAATCATTACTACTTGCACGGCTACTGGGGCATTTTGGTGGATAACTATGAGGAGTATATTGCGAACTTTCATCCCGGATTGGGTGACCACCGGTGGCCGTTGGTGACGCATTTCGTGGGGTGCAAGCCGTGCGGCAAGTTTGGGGACTATCCGGTGGAGAGGTGCCTGAAGCAGATGGACAGGGCGTTTAATTTTGGGGACAACCAAGTGTTGCAGATGTATGGGTTTACGCATAAGACGTTGGCGAGTAAGAGAGTGAAGAGGGTTAGGAATGAGACTAGCACTCCGCTTCAAGTGAAAGATGAGCTTGGGTTGCTGCATCCTGCTTTCAAGGCTATCAGGCTACCATCATGA